In Eriocheir sinensis breed Jianghai 21 unplaced genomic scaffold, ASM2467909v1 Scaffold351, whole genome shotgun sequence, the following proteins share a genomic window:
- the LOC126991861 gene encoding multidrug resistance-associated protein 1-like — translation MAADVEGWSFCGSRLWDANLTWYADTPQFPRCFERTVLAWVPCVFLWVLAPVETHFIIRSHDRDVPWSWVNVSKLAGSLVLLMLQLIDFFHALYQWMVGEPVYGVHFVTPAFLFVSLFLQFSLVIVERKRGFQSSGYLFLFWVLAVACFLPEFLSHIYAGPHQEGEGVSFGTFMVFYPLTVLMLVFNCFGDAPPRYVHYPQSQKSCPETGASFLSKLTFSWMDSLIWKGYKQPLENSDLWDLSYENSSSTIVANWNKNWKKVSAKSYR, via the exons ATGGCTGCGGATGTAGAAGGATGGTCATTCTGCGGCTCCCGTCTGTGG GATGCTAACCTCACCTGGTATGCAGACACGCCCCAGTTTCCACGATGCTTTGAGAGGACAGTATTGGCATGGGTTCCATGCGTCTTCCTATGGGTGCTGGCACCAGTTGAGACCCATTTCATTATCCGGAGCCATGATAGAGATGTGCCTTGGTCTTGGGTTAATGTCTCTAAATTG GCTGGGTCATTAGTGCTCCTGATGCTGCAGCTGATTGACTTTTTTCATGCCCTTTACCAATGGATGGTTGGGGAACCTGTTTATGGGGTGCATTTTGTGACTCCTgcttttctctttgtctccttg tttttgcAGTTTTCACTGGTGATagttgaaagaaaaagaggtttCCAGAGTTCAggctacctcttcctcttttgggTGTTGGCTGTAGCGTGTTTTTTGCCAGAGTTTCTGTCTCACATCTATGCAGGTCCGCACCAG GAGGGTGAAGGAGTGAGCTTTGGTACATTCATGGTGTTCTACCCTCTCACTGTGTTGATGCTTGTGTTCAACTGTTTTGGGGATGCTCCGCCACGCTATGTTCATTACCCACAGAGCCAG AAAAGCTGCCCTGAAACTGGTGCATCCTTCCTCAGTAAACTTACATTTTCATGGATGGACTCCCTCATTTGGAAGGGGTACAAACAGCCTTTGGAAAATTCTGATCTCTGGGATCTCTCCTATGAAAATTCTTCCAGCACAATTGTAGCAAACTGGAATAAAAACTGGAAGAAAGTCTCAGCTAAATCCTACAGGTGA